A part of Antechinus flavipes isolate AdamAnt ecotype Samford, QLD, Australia chromosome 6, AdamAnt_v2, whole genome shotgun sequence genomic DNA contains:
- the MADD gene encoding MAP kinase-activating death domain protein isoform X13, with product MVQKKKICPRLLDYLVIIGARQPSSDSVAQTPELLRRYPLEDYPEFPLPPDVVFFCQPEGCLSVRQRRMSLRDDTSFVFTLTDKDTGVTRYGICVNFYRSFQKRMPKEKGDGGPGHRAKEATKAAPAPEEASAEKSEGGPSLQPPSSDSTPDGNQSPRGKRRAKGGSRSRNSTLTSLCVLSHYPFFTTFRECLYTLKRLVDCCSERLLGKKLAIPRGVQRDTMWRIFTGSLLVEEKSSALLHDLREIEAWIYRLLRSPVPISGQKRVDIEVLPQELQPALTFALPDPSRFSLVDFPLHLPLELLGVDACLQVLSCILLEHKVVLQSRDYNALSMSVMAFVAMIYPLEYMFPVIPLLPTCMASAEQLLLAPTPYIIGVPASFFLYKLDFKMPDDVWLVDLDSNRVIAPTNAEVLPVLPEPESLELKKHLKQALASMSLNTQPILNLEKFHEGQEIPLLLGRPPSDLQSTPSTEFNPLIYGNDVDSVDVATRVAMVRFFNSPNVLQGFQMHTRTLRLFPRPVVAFQAGSFLASRPRQTPFAEKLARTQAVEYFGEWILNPTNYAFQRIHNNMFDPALIGDKPKWYAHQLQPIYYRVYDSNSQLAEALSVPPEQDSDSDPTDDSGSDSVDYDDSSSSYSSLGDFVSEMMKCDINGDTPNVDPLTHAALGDASEVAFDELQGNQGDLEEPGPDSENSQDNPQPRSSSSTTASSSPSTIIHGANAESADFTEVEDKTATGFSNPLRALPPSFGKLSLDKREAESGGPPEGLGRRRDYDNPYFEPQYGFPTEEDEDEDEQEESYTPRFQQNLNGSRAQKLLRPNSLKLASDSDAESDSRASSPNSTVSNNSSNEGFGGIMSFASSLYRNHSTSFSLSNLALPTKGARDKTTPFPSLKGSRRALVDQKSSVIKHSPTVKRESPSPQGRASNSSENQQFLKEVVHSVLDGQGVGWLSVKKVRRLLESEQLRGFVLSKLNRLAPPEDGAPQETIPDVEISRKVYKGMLDLLKCMVLSLEQSYANAGLGGMASTFGLLEIAQTHYYSKEPDKRKRSPTDGVNTPVGKDPGLAGRGDPKAMAQLRVPQLGPRAPSATGKGPKELDTRSLKEENFVASIGPEGIKPVFDLGETDEKKSQISADSGVSLLSGSQRSDLESTIGAGPAVMIRSTSQDSEVSNSSGETLGADSDLSSNAGDGPGGDGSAHLAGLRGTVSDSEIETTSASGAIFGKTHSLKPSTKEKAVGSPIRPFEDVSQRVYLYEGLLGRDKGSMWDQLEDAAMETFSMSKERSTLWDQMQFWEDAFLDAVMLEREGMGMDQGPQEMIDRYLSLGEHDRKRLEDDEDRLLATLLNNLISYMLLMKVNKNDIRKKVRRLMGKSHIGLVYGQQINEVLDQLASLNGRDVSLQPSGSRHIKKQTFVVHAGTDTSGDIFFMEVCDDCVVLRSSIGTVSERWWYEKLINMTYCPKTKVLCLWRRNGPETQLNKFYTKKCRELYYCVKDSMERAAARQHSAKPGPELGGEFPVQDMRTGEGGLLQVTLEGINLKFMHSQVFIELNHIKKCNTVRGVFVLEEFVPETKEVVSHKYKTPMAHEICYSVLCLFSYVAAARSKEAESRNKPPRPVSS from the exons ATGGTACAGAAGAAGAAGATTTGCCCTCGGTTACTGGACTACCTAGTGATCATTGGGGCCAG GCAACCAAGCAGCGACAGCGTGGCCCAGACCCCAGAGTTGCTCCGACGCTACCCTTTGGAGGACTACCCTGAATTCCCCCTCCCTCCGGACGTGGTGTTCTTCTGCCAGCCGGAGGGATGCCTGAGTGTGCGGCAGCGGCGCATGAGCCTGCGGGATGACACTTCCTTTGTCTTCACCCTCACTGACAAGGACACTGGGGTCACGCGCTATGGCATCTGTGTCAACTTCTACCGCTCCTTCCAGAAGCGAATGCCCAAAGAAAAGGGGGATGGTGGCCCCGGACACCGTGCAAAGGAAGCTACCAAGGCTGCTCCCGCTCCAGAGGAGGCAAGCGCAGAGAAGTCGGAGGGTGGCCCTTCCTTGCAGCCCCCCAGTTCTGACTCGACCCCTGATGGGAACCAGTCTCCCCGGGGCAAACGCCGGGCAAAGGGGGGAAGCCGTTCCCGCAACAGCACCCTGACATCCCTGTGCGTGCTCAGCCATTATCCTTTCTTCACGACTTTCCGAGAGTGTCTATATACCCTCAAGCGTTTGGTGGACTGTTGCAGTGAGCGACTGCTTGGCAAGAAACTGGCCATCCCCCGAGGGGTACAGAG GGACACCATGTGGCGCATCTTCACGGGCTCGCTCCTGGTAGAAGAGAAATCCAGTGCCCTTCTGCATGACCTGCGTGAGATCGAAGCGTGGATCTATCGATTGTTGCGCTCTCCAGTGCCCATATCTGGCCAGAAGCGAGTGGACATTGAAGTTCTCCCCCAGGAGCTACAGCCCGCTCTGACCTTTGCCCTCCCTGACCCATCTCGATTCTCTCTGGTAGATTTCCCATTGCATCTGCCTTTGGAACTCCTGGGTGTGGACGCCTGTCTGCAGGTGTTGTCTTGCATCTTGCTGGAGCACAAG GTGGTGTTACAATCGCGAGACTACAACGCACTCTCCATGTCTGTGATGGCATTTGTAGCAATGATCTATCCCCTGGAGTATATGTTTCCTGTTATTCCCTTGCTTCCTACTTGCATGGCGTCTGCAGAGCAG TTGCTTCTGGCTCCTACTCCTTATATTATTGGGGTCCCTGCCAGCTTCTTCCTCTACAAACTAGACTTCAAGATGCCAGATGATGTTTGGCTGGTGGATCTGGACAGCAACCGG GTGATCGCACCAACTAATGCAGAGGTGTTGCCCGTCCTGCCAGAGCCCGAATCCTTAGAACTGAAAAAGCACTTGAAGCAG GCACTGGCCAGCATGAGTCTGAATACTCAGCCTATCCTCAACTTGGAGAAGTTCCATGAGGGCCAAGAGATCCCACTACTCTTGGGAAGACCACCCAGTGATTTGCAATCCACACCTTCCACTGAATTCAATCCCCTCATCTATGGCAATGATGTAGATTCAGTGGATGTGGCTACCAG GGTGGCCATGGTGAGATTCTTCAACTCCCCCAATGTGCTTCAGGGTTTCCAGATGCACACACGCACTCTGCGTCTCTTTCCCCGACCTGTGGTAGCTTTCCAAGCTGGCTCCTTTCTAGCCTCACGTCCCCGACAGACCCCCTTTGCTGAGAAATTGGCCAGGACCCAAGCCGTGGAGTACTTTGGTGAATGGATCCTCAACCCCACCAACTATGCTTTCCAGCGAATCCACAACA ACATGTTCGACCCGGCCCTGATTGGCGACAAGCCCAAGTGGTACGCCCACCAGCTGCAGCCGATCTATTACCGTGTCTATGACAGTAACTCCCAGCTGGCCGAGGCCCTGAGCGTGCCGCCCGAGCAGGACTCTGACTCTGACCCAACTGACGACAG TGGCAGTGACAGTGTGGATTACGATGATTCAAGCTCTTCCTACTCATCCCTTGGTGACTTTGTTAGTGAGATGATGAAATGTGATATCAACGGTGACACACCTA ATGTGGATCCACTAACACATGCAGCACTGGGTGACGCCAGCGAGGTGGCATTTGATGAGCTGCAGGGAAACCAGGGAGATTTGGAGGAACCCGGCCCAGACAGCGAGAATTCCCAGGACAACCCCCAGCCTCGTTCCAGCTCCAGCACGACGGCCAGCAGCAGCCCCAGTACCATCATTCACGGAGCCAATGCT GAATCTGCCGATTTTACCGAGGTGGAGGACAAGACAGCGACAGGATTCTCCAACCCCCTCCGTGCTTTGCCTCCCAGTTTTGGCAAATTAAGTTTGGATAAGCGTGAGGCAGAGAGTGGGGGCCCCCCAGAGGGATTGGGGCGCAGGCGCGACTATGACAATCCATACTTTGAACCTCAGTATGGATTTCCCACtgaggaagatgaagatgaagatgagcAGGAGGAGAGTTATACCCCACGATTTCAACAAAACCTCAATGGCAGTAG GGCTCAAAAACTGCTGCGACCCAATAGCCTCAAGCTGGCAAGCGATTCAGATGCAGAGTCGGACTCTCGGGCAAGTTCTCCCAACTCCACCGTCTCCAACAACAGCAGCAATGAGGGCTTCGGGGGCATCATGTCTTTTGCCA GCAGCCTCTACCGGAACCACAGcaccagcttcagcctctcaAACCTTGCGCTGCCCACCAAAGGGGCCAGAGACAAAACAACACCCTTCCCTAGTCTCAAAG GAAGCCGGCGAGCCTTGGTGGACCAGAAGTCCTCGGTCATCAAGCACAGCCCCACAGTGAAGAGAGAGTCTCCATCTCCTCAGGGACGAGCCAGCAATTCCAG CGAGAACCAGCAGTTCCTGAAAGAGGTGGTGCACAGTGTTCTGGACGGCCAGGGAGTGGGCTGGCTCAGCGTGAAGAAGGTGAGGAGGCTGCTGGAGAGCGAGCAGCTCCGAGGCTTTGTCCTGAGCAAGCTGAACCGCCTGGCGCCCCCCGAGGATGGCGCCCCCCAGGAGACGATCCCCGATGTG GAGATAAGCCGCAAGGTCTACAAGGGGATGCTGGACCTTCTCAAGTGCATGGTGCTGAGCCTGGAGCAGTCCTACGCCAACGCCGGCCTGGGCGGCATGGCCAGCACCTTCGGCCTTCTGGAGATTGCCCAGACCCATTACTATAGCAAAG AGCCTGACAAACGGAAGAGAAGTCCCACAGATGGTGTGAACACCCCGGTTGGCAAGGATCCAGGCCTGGCTGGGAGAGGCGACCCAAAGGCCATGGCACAGCTGAGGGTTCCCCAGTTGGGACCACGGGCACCGAGTGCCACGGGAAAGGGCCCCAAGGAGCTGGACACCAGGAGCCTAAAGGAAGAGAATTTTGTGGCTTCCATTG GGCCTGAAGGAATTAAACCTGTCTTTGACCTTGGTGAGACAGATGAGAAAAAGTCCCAGATCAGTGCAGACAGCGGAGTGAGCCTGCTGTCCGGTTCGCAG AGAAGTGACCTGGAATCTACCATTGGCGCAGGCCCCGCAGTTATGATCCGAAGCACAAGCCAGGATTCTGAA GTGAGTAACAGTTCTGGAGAAACATTGGGAGCAGACAGTGATCTGAGCAGCAATGCAGGTGACGGACCAGGTGGTGATGGCAGTGCCCACTTGGCAGGACTTCGTGGCACTGTGTCTGACAGCGAAATTGAGACCACTTCTGCCTCGGGAGCCATCTTT GGCAAAACCCACAGTCTGAAGCCAAGTACAAAGGAGAAAGCAGTGGGCAGCCCCATCCGTCCTTTTGAAGATGTGAGCCAGCGTGTCTACCTCTATGAGGGACTCCTAG GAAGGGACAAAGGATCCATGTGGGACCAGTTAGAGGATGCAGCTATGGAGACCTTCTCTATGA GTAAAGAACGTTCTACCCTGTGGGACCAGATGCAGTTCTGGGAAGATGCCTTCCTGGATGCTGTGATGTTGGAGAGAGAAGGGATGGGCATGGATCAGGGACCCCAGGAAATGATCGACAG GTATCTGTCCCTGGGAGAACATGACCGCAAGCGCCTGGAGGATGATGAAGATAGATTGCTGGCCACACTCCTGAACAATCTCATCTCCTATATGCTTCTGATGAAG GTGAACAAGAATGACATCCGGAAGAAGGTGAGACGCCTGATGGGGAAATCTCATATTGGGCTTGTTTATGGCCAGCAGATAAATGAAGTGTTGGATCAGTTGGCCAGCCTG AATGGGCGGGACGTGTCTCTGCAGCCGAGCGGCAGCCGTCACATCAAGAAGCAGACCTTTGTGGTGCATGCAGGGACGGACACCAGTGGGGATATCTTCTTCATGGAG GTGTGCGACGACTGCGTGGTCTTGCGTAGCAGCATCGGGACGGTGTCTGAGCGCTGGTGGTATGAGAAGCTCATCAACATGACCTACTGCCCCAAGACCAAGGTGCTGTGTCTGTGGAGACGGAACGGACCCGAGACGCAGCTGAACAAGTTCTACACCAAGAAG TGTCGGGAGCTGTACTACTGTGTGAAGGACAGCATGGAGCGAGCCGCGGCCCGACAGCACAGCGCCAAGCCAG GTCCCGAGCTGGGCGGTGAGTTCCCAGTGCAGGACATGAGGACAGGCGAGGGTGGCTTGCTTCAGGTTACGCTGGAGGGCATCAACCTTAAGTTCATGCATAGCCAG GTTTTCATAGAGCTGAATCACATTAAAAAGTGCAATACAGTCCGAGGCGTCTTTGTCCTGGAGGAATTTG
- the MADD gene encoding MAP kinase-activating death domain protein isoform X24 has translation MVQKKKICPRLLDYLVIIGARQPSSDSVAQTPELLRRYPLEDYPEFPLPPDVVFFCQPEGCLSVRQRRMSLRDDTSFVFTLTDKDTGVTRYGICVNFYRSFQKRMPKEKGDGGPGHRAKEATKAAPAPEEASAEKSEGGPSLQPPSSDSTPDGNQSPRGKRRAKGGSRSRNSTLTSLCVLSHYPFFTTFRECLYTLKRLVDCCSERLLGKKLAIPRGVQRDTMWRIFTGSLLVEEKSSALLHDLREIEAWIYRLLRSPVPISGQKRVDIEVLPQELQPALTFALPDPSRFSLVDFPLHLPLELLGVDACLQVLSCILLEHKVVLQSRDYNALSMSVMAFVAMIYPLEYMFPVIPLLPTCMASAEQLLLAPTPYIIGVPASFFLYKLDFKMPDDVWLVDLDSNRVIAPTNAEVLPVLPEPESLELKKHLKQALASMSLNTQPILNLEKFHEGQEIPLLLGRPPSDLQSTPSTEFNPLIYGNDVDSVDVATRVAMVRFFNSPNVLQGFQMHTRTLRLFPRPVVAFQAGSFLASRPRQTPFAEKLARTQAVEYFGEWILNPTNYAFQRIHNNMFDPALIGDKPKWYAHQLQPIYYRVYDSNSQLAEALSVPPEQDSDSDPTDDSGSDSVDYDDSSSSYSSLGDFVSEMMKCDINGDTPNVDPLTHAALGDASEVAFDELQGNQGDLEEPGPDSENSQDNPQPRSSSSTTASSSPSTIIHGANAESADFTEVEDKTATGFSNPLRALPPSFGKLSLDKREAESGGPPEGLGRRRDYDNPYFEPQYGFPTEEDEDEDEQEESYTPRFQQNLNGSRAQKLLRPNSLKLASDSDAESDSRASSPNSTVSNNSSNEGFGGIMSFASSLYRNHSTSFSLSNLALPTKGARDKTTPFPSLKGSRRALVDQKSSVIKHSPTVKRESPSPQGRASNSSENQQFLKEVVHSVLDGQGVGWLSVKKVRRLLESEQLRGFVLSKLNRLAPPEDGAPQETIPDVEISRKVYKGMLDLLKCMVLSLEQSYANAGLGGMASTFGLLEIAQTHYYSKEPDKRKRSPTDGVNTPVGKDPGLAGRGDPKAMAQLRVPQLGPRAPSATGKGPKELDTRSLKEENFVASIELWNKHQEVKKQKALDKQRPEGIKPVFDLGETDEKKSQISADSGVSLLSGSQRSDLESTIGAGPAVMIRSTSQDSEVSTVVSNSSGETLGADSDLSSNAGDGPGGDGSAHLAGLRGTVSDSEIETTSASGAIFGKTHSLKPSTKEKAVGSPIRPFEDVSQRVYLYEGLLGRDKGSMWDQLEDAAMETFSMSKERSTLWDQMQFWEDAFLDAVMLEREGMGMDQGPQEMIDRYLSLGEHDRKRLEDDEDRLLATLLNNLISYMLLMKVNKNDIRKKVRRLMGKSHIGLVYGQQINEVLDQLASLNGRDVSLQPSGSRHIKKQTFVVHAGTDTSGDIFFMEVCDDCVVLRSSIGTVSERWWYEKLINMTYCPKTKVLCLWRRNGPETQLNKFYTKKCRELYYCVKDSMERAAARQHSAKPGPELGGEFPVQDMRTGEGGLLQVTLEGINLKFMHSQFLKLKKW, from the exons ATGGTACAGAAGAAGAAGATTTGCCCTCGGTTACTGGACTACCTAGTGATCATTGGGGCCAG GCAACCAAGCAGCGACAGCGTGGCCCAGACCCCAGAGTTGCTCCGACGCTACCCTTTGGAGGACTACCCTGAATTCCCCCTCCCTCCGGACGTGGTGTTCTTCTGCCAGCCGGAGGGATGCCTGAGTGTGCGGCAGCGGCGCATGAGCCTGCGGGATGACACTTCCTTTGTCTTCACCCTCACTGACAAGGACACTGGGGTCACGCGCTATGGCATCTGTGTCAACTTCTACCGCTCCTTCCAGAAGCGAATGCCCAAAGAAAAGGGGGATGGTGGCCCCGGACACCGTGCAAAGGAAGCTACCAAGGCTGCTCCCGCTCCAGAGGAGGCAAGCGCAGAGAAGTCGGAGGGTGGCCCTTCCTTGCAGCCCCCCAGTTCTGACTCGACCCCTGATGGGAACCAGTCTCCCCGGGGCAAACGCCGGGCAAAGGGGGGAAGCCGTTCCCGCAACAGCACCCTGACATCCCTGTGCGTGCTCAGCCATTATCCTTTCTTCACGACTTTCCGAGAGTGTCTATATACCCTCAAGCGTTTGGTGGACTGTTGCAGTGAGCGACTGCTTGGCAAGAAACTGGCCATCCCCCGAGGGGTACAGAG GGACACCATGTGGCGCATCTTCACGGGCTCGCTCCTGGTAGAAGAGAAATCCAGTGCCCTTCTGCATGACCTGCGTGAGATCGAAGCGTGGATCTATCGATTGTTGCGCTCTCCAGTGCCCATATCTGGCCAGAAGCGAGTGGACATTGAAGTTCTCCCCCAGGAGCTACAGCCCGCTCTGACCTTTGCCCTCCCTGACCCATCTCGATTCTCTCTGGTAGATTTCCCATTGCATCTGCCTTTGGAACTCCTGGGTGTGGACGCCTGTCTGCAGGTGTTGTCTTGCATCTTGCTGGAGCACAAG GTGGTGTTACAATCGCGAGACTACAACGCACTCTCCATGTCTGTGATGGCATTTGTAGCAATGATCTATCCCCTGGAGTATATGTTTCCTGTTATTCCCTTGCTTCCTACTTGCATGGCGTCTGCAGAGCAG TTGCTTCTGGCTCCTACTCCTTATATTATTGGGGTCCCTGCCAGCTTCTTCCTCTACAAACTAGACTTCAAGATGCCAGATGATGTTTGGCTGGTGGATCTGGACAGCAACCGG GTGATCGCACCAACTAATGCAGAGGTGTTGCCCGTCCTGCCAGAGCCCGAATCCTTAGAACTGAAAAAGCACTTGAAGCAG GCACTGGCCAGCATGAGTCTGAATACTCAGCCTATCCTCAACTTGGAGAAGTTCCATGAGGGCCAAGAGATCCCACTACTCTTGGGAAGACCACCCAGTGATTTGCAATCCACACCTTCCACTGAATTCAATCCCCTCATCTATGGCAATGATGTAGATTCAGTGGATGTGGCTACCAG GGTGGCCATGGTGAGATTCTTCAACTCCCCCAATGTGCTTCAGGGTTTCCAGATGCACACACGCACTCTGCGTCTCTTTCCCCGACCTGTGGTAGCTTTCCAAGCTGGCTCCTTTCTAGCCTCACGTCCCCGACAGACCCCCTTTGCTGAGAAATTGGCCAGGACCCAAGCCGTGGAGTACTTTGGTGAATGGATCCTCAACCCCACCAACTATGCTTTCCAGCGAATCCACAACA ACATGTTCGACCCGGCCCTGATTGGCGACAAGCCCAAGTGGTACGCCCACCAGCTGCAGCCGATCTATTACCGTGTCTATGACAGTAACTCCCAGCTGGCCGAGGCCCTGAGCGTGCCGCCCGAGCAGGACTCTGACTCTGACCCAACTGACGACAG TGGCAGTGACAGTGTGGATTACGATGATTCAAGCTCTTCCTACTCATCCCTTGGTGACTTTGTTAGTGAGATGATGAAATGTGATATCAACGGTGACACACCTA ATGTGGATCCACTAACACATGCAGCACTGGGTGACGCCAGCGAGGTGGCATTTGATGAGCTGCAGGGAAACCAGGGAGATTTGGAGGAACCCGGCCCAGACAGCGAGAATTCCCAGGACAACCCCCAGCCTCGTTCCAGCTCCAGCACGACGGCCAGCAGCAGCCCCAGTACCATCATTCACGGAGCCAATGCT GAATCTGCCGATTTTACCGAGGTGGAGGACAAGACAGCGACAGGATTCTCCAACCCCCTCCGTGCTTTGCCTCCCAGTTTTGGCAAATTAAGTTTGGATAAGCGTGAGGCAGAGAGTGGGGGCCCCCCAGAGGGATTGGGGCGCAGGCGCGACTATGACAATCCATACTTTGAACCTCAGTATGGATTTCCCACtgaggaagatgaagatgaagatgagcAGGAGGAGAGTTATACCCCACGATTTCAACAAAACCTCAATGGCAGTAG GGCTCAAAAACTGCTGCGACCCAATAGCCTCAAGCTGGCAAGCGATTCAGATGCAGAGTCGGACTCTCGGGCAAGTTCTCCCAACTCCACCGTCTCCAACAACAGCAGCAATGAGGGCTTCGGGGGCATCATGTCTTTTGCCA GCAGCCTCTACCGGAACCACAGcaccagcttcagcctctcaAACCTTGCGCTGCCCACCAAAGGGGCCAGAGACAAAACAACACCCTTCCCTAGTCTCAAAG GAAGCCGGCGAGCCTTGGTGGACCAGAAGTCCTCGGTCATCAAGCACAGCCCCACAGTGAAGAGAGAGTCTCCATCTCCTCAGGGACGAGCCAGCAATTCCAG CGAGAACCAGCAGTTCCTGAAAGAGGTGGTGCACAGTGTTCTGGACGGCCAGGGAGTGGGCTGGCTCAGCGTGAAGAAGGTGAGGAGGCTGCTGGAGAGCGAGCAGCTCCGAGGCTTTGTCCTGAGCAAGCTGAACCGCCTGGCGCCCCCCGAGGATGGCGCCCCCCAGGAGACGATCCCCGATGTG GAGATAAGCCGCAAGGTCTACAAGGGGATGCTGGACCTTCTCAAGTGCATGGTGCTGAGCCTGGAGCAGTCCTACGCCAACGCCGGCCTGGGCGGCATGGCCAGCACCTTCGGCCTTCTGGAGATTGCCCAGACCCATTACTATAGCAAAG AGCCTGACAAACGGAAGAGAAGTCCCACAGATGGTGTGAACACCCCGGTTGGCAAGGATCCAGGCCTGGCTGGGAGAGGCGACCCAAAGGCCATGGCACAGCTGAGGGTTCCCCAGTTGGGACCACGGGCACCGAGTGCCACGGGAAAGGGCCCCAAGGAGCTGGACACCAGGAGCCTAAAGGAAGAGAATTTTGTGGCTTCCATTG AGTTGTGGAACAAGCACCAggaagtgaaaaaacaaaaagctttggACAAACAGA GGCCTGAAGGAATTAAACCTGTCTTTGACCTTGGTGAGACAGATGAGAAAAAGTCCCAGATCAGTGCAGACAGCGGAGTGAGCCTGCTGTCCGGTTCGCAG AGAAGTGACCTGGAATCTACCATTGGCGCAGGCCCCGCAGTTATGATCCGAAGCACAAGCCAGGATTCTGAAGTTAGCACTGTG GTGAGTAACAGTTCTGGAGAAACATTGGGAGCAGACAGTGATCTGAGCAGCAATGCAGGTGACGGACCAGGTGGTGATGGCAGTGCCCACTTGGCAGGACTTCGTGGCACTGTGTCTGACAGCGAAATTGAGACCACTTCTGCCTCGGGAGCCATCTTT GGCAAAACCCACAGTCTGAAGCCAAGTACAAAGGAGAAAGCAGTGGGCAGCCCCATCCGTCCTTTTGAAGATGTGAGCCAGCGTGTCTACCTCTATGAGGGACTCCTAG GAAGGGACAAAGGATCCATGTGGGACCAGTTAGAGGATGCAGCTATGGAGACCTTCTCTATGA GTAAAGAACGTTCTACCCTGTGGGACCAGATGCAGTTCTGGGAAGATGCCTTCCTGGATGCTGTGATGTTGGAGAGAGAAGGGATGGGCATGGATCAGGGACCCCAGGAAATGATCGACAG GTATCTGTCCCTGGGAGAACATGACCGCAAGCGCCTGGAGGATGATGAAGATAGATTGCTGGCCACACTCCTGAACAATCTCATCTCCTATATGCTTCTGATGAAG GTGAACAAGAATGACATCCGGAAGAAGGTGAGACGCCTGATGGGGAAATCTCATATTGGGCTTGTTTATGGCCAGCAGATAAATGAAGTGTTGGATCAGTTGGCCAGCCTG AATGGGCGGGACGTGTCTCTGCAGCCGAGCGGCAGCCGTCACATCAAGAAGCAGACCTTTGTGGTGCATGCAGGGACGGACACCAGTGGGGATATCTTCTTCATGGAG GTGTGCGACGACTGCGTGGTCTTGCGTAGCAGCATCGGGACGGTGTCTGAGCGCTGGTGGTATGAGAAGCTCATCAACATGACCTACTGCCCCAAGACCAAGGTGCTGTGTCTGTGGAGACGGAACGGACCCGAGACGCAGCTGAACAAGTTCTACACCAAGAAG TGTCGGGAGCTGTACTACTGTGTGAAGGACAGCATGGAGCGAGCCGCGGCCCGACAGCACAGCGCCAAGCCAG GTCCCGAGCTGGGCGGTGAGTTCCCAGTGCAGGACATGAGGACAGGCGAGGGTGGCTTGCTTCAGGTTACGCTGGAGGGCATCAACCTTAAGTTCATGCATAGCCAG